GAGCGCGCGGGCCTGACGGAGTACCAGTCGGCCGTGTACCTCGGACTGCTGGACCAGGGGACGGCGCCGGTCGTCGACGTGGCCGAGCGGGCCGGCGTGCCCACCTCGCAGGTGTACGACGTGGTGCGGACGCTGGAGGACCGCGGGTTCGTCGAGACCGTCGAGGGGGACCGCCTGCACGCCCGTGCGGACGAACCCGGCGACGTGCTCGACGAACTGCGCTCGACGGGGGAGCTGCTGGCCGACGCCGCCGACGAGATCGAGGACCGCTGGGAGCGGCCCGACCCCAGCGAACACCGCGTCAGCGTCGTCAAGCGCCGGCGGACCGTCGTCGAGAACGCCCGCGTCGCCATCGAGGACGCCGCGGTGTCCGTCGAGTTCGGCGGGAGCGCCGCGCAGTTCGCCGAACTCCGGCCCGCGCTGGCGGCCGCCGCCGAGCGCGGCGTCGTCGTCCACGCGTCGGTCAACGGCCCCATCTCCGACACCGACGTGTCCGCCGAGACGCTCGCCGACAGCCCCATCACCGAAGTCCGACACTCCCACTCGCCCGGCTCCTTCCTCACCGTCGTCGACCGCCGGCAGGGCTTCCTCTCGCCGAACGTCCACGCCGACGAGGAGTACGGCGTCCAGGTCGGCGACGACCTGCTGACCTTCCTCTTTCACTGGTCGTTTCTCACCTGCGGGTGGGTCCCCGCAGAGCAGGTACACGTCGCCGAGCCCGACGAGACGGCCTACATCAGCATCGAGGAGTTCGTCCGCCACGCCGCCGTCTGCTGGAGCGAGGGCGCGACCGTCACCGTCGTCGTCCGCGGGCGCGACACCGACACCGGAGACCCCGTTCAGATCCGCGGCGAGTTGGTCGACATTCGCTTCGGCCCCGACAACGGTACCGTCGCCGACCCCTCCTACGACGAACTCGGCGGCACCGTCTCTATCGTCCTCGATACCGTCGAAGGCGACGTCGAGGTCGGCGGCTGGGGCGCCGTCACCGAGGACGTAGAGGCCGAGGTCGTCCGCGTCGAAGGGGTCTCGGAGTAACCGGGCGAGCGGGCCGCCAGCGACCGTGCCCGCGGCTTCCCGCGCTCACGCCCTCACTCCCGCGACCACCGCAGCCCGACCGGCTCGGCGGGCGCGTCCAGCGGACTCGCCGGCACGTCCGCGTGCGGCTCGGGGCTGTGGTAGGCGCTGGGCGCGATGTCGTTCGGTCCATCGGGGTAGAACGCCGACGCGACGGCGTGGAGGTGTTCGCGGCCGACGCCGAGTTCGTACTGGCCGCCGCCGTACAGCGCGATGTCGCGCTCCAGGCAGTACTCGATCGTCTCCAGCAGGTCGGAAACGGTGCCGAACCGCGAGGGCTTGACGTTGAGCCACTCCGGCTCGATCGGCAGGGCCTCGACGCTTTCCACGTCGACGACCGGGTAGTCCCAGGAGAGTCGGTCGGCCACGCCGTCGAGGATCGCCCGGGTCTCGTCGGTGAACTTCGCGTCTTCCAGCACGGCGTCGGGGAACGCCTCGGCGACCTGCCGGTAGCGCTCGGGGTCGGCGTCGGTGTCGACCTCGGTCCCCTCGTAGTAGCTCTTCAGGTCGAGGATGCGCACGCGGTCGGTCGCCGCCAGGTCGTCCATCAGCTCGGGCGTCCACGCGTCGGTCGGGTCGAGCTTGAACTCCATGTCGGGGTCGACGTCGAGCCACTCGTGGATCCGCTCGGCCGAGGGGTCGCCGCCGGTGTCGAGTCGCGTCGAGACGACGAACCGAACCGGGTCGTAGCTCCGGTCGAGCGCCGCGGCGAAGGTGGTGTCGGCCTGTCGCAGTGCCAGGTCCAGCGCCGCGCTCTCGACGGCCCACCGGCGGTAGTGGCGCGACACCTCGCGCTCGGGCGGCTCGGGGAACAGATCTACGTCGTCCAGCGCCGTCGAGAACCCGTCGAAGGTGTACTCCCCCGCGAACGCCCAGTCGAGAGCGCCGCGCTCGTGGGCGTCGCGCAGGCGATCGTGGTCCTCGGTGTCGTAGGCCACGCCCTCGCCGCGGCCGACCGCGCCGTCGGGGCCGCGCAGTTCGACGACGGTCGTCACGCGCGTGAACCCGGCGGAGGTGTCCATCTCGTGGCGGTCGAGGTCGAACCCCTCGACCGCGAGGGGCAGATCCGCGATCCGGTCGTATAGGTCGCTCATACCGCCCCTTCGGACGGAACCCGGTTAACCCTGGTTCAACCGGCAGGGGGCCGCGACCGTCCGGACCCCGGTGGTCCGACCGGTCCGGAGAAGCAACGCTTAAACGCGGTGACGAGGAAGGGCGGGTATGCCCAAGTTCGAACCCGCGGAACGACGCGAGCTCGAGAAGCAGATCTGCATGCGCTGCAACGCCCGCAACTCCGTCGAGGCCGAGAGCTGCCGCAAGTGCGGCTACAAGAATCTCCGCCGCAAGAGCAAAGAGCGCCGCAACGCTTGACATCCTCCCCGCGCTGAAGCGCGAGGATTCCTCCGTTGGGGGTTCGGCTATGCCGATTCCACGGAGGCAACTTGCGGGTTTGTGCGCACTTCTTTGGGACTTTCGTGAGGGTGTGGTTTCCCCGACCAGTCGTGGTCGTCCCACTCGAATCGCACGGGCCGTGCCATCGGCCTGACTTCCGTATCACTGTGTTCTCGAAGGAACGTCTCTGACGCCGTGAGGTCGGCGTGCCCCTCGAAGCCACACGGACACGTCAGCGTATCCCCGTGGCGAACCGTCTCCTCGTGGTCGCCACATTTGGGACACGTCTGACTCGTCCACGCTTCTGACTCGGCTTCAAGGCTGATTCCGTACTCCTCACAGACACACGCGAGACGGTGGATGAACTTCTTGAACGCCCAGAAGTTGTGCGTCTTCTCGTTCACCCTGACCGACCAGTGCGTTTCCAGCACATCGGTCAAATCGCCCACGTACACCGTCGATACGCCCTCCTCGTACAGCCGTTCAACGAGGTCGCGCACTAGCGCGTTCTGTGCGTGGTCACGGCGTTTTGTCCGCTGTCGGTACAGCCGTCGAATCCGTTTGGAACTATAGCGTCTCTCACGTAGTTTCGACTGTAGGCGGGCGATTTCGTCAGTCGTTTCACGGAACCGTCCGAACAACTCCCGACCGTCGTAGAGGTACTGGGAACCAGTAGTCGTGGAACAGGCAACGAGATTGTTTGCGCCAACATCAAGGGCGGCTTCGTGAGAAGCCAGTGGTGAATCCAGTCGAGAATCAGGCACGGTGACTGGTTGAAAAGCCCTGAACGTGTCGCTCACCTCGTCGTACTCAAGTTCCAGACGACCTTGTTCGCCGTCCCACTTCGGGTTGCCTCGGACTCCGAGGCGGAGTCGTTCGTGGTAGCCGAGTCCGTATTCGTCTTTCAGTTCTTGCCCGACGGGGATTTCGAGACGCGACCGCTTGCCCCACTGAATCGTGTACTGGTTGCACCGAATATAGGTACGGAGTTCGTGTCCGTCCTCTTCGTTGCCCCAGTACGACGGTGGGTTAGCGCCCTCGCCTTTCTCTTTGAGGGCGAAGAACGACCGCCACGCTTCGCTGTTCTTGCGTGTGACCTGTTGGACGGTTGCGCTTCCGACGACGCCGTTGTAGCGTCCACGGTATTCGGAAGTGTCCCACACGTCGCCGTCACCGAAGTAGTTCTGACGGCGTTCGTAGGTCAGTTCGTTCCACAGAGAGGCGGACGCATCGAGTAGCCGTAGAAGGCACTCTTTGTCGTTTTCGGTCTGTGGCACCACCTCGAAGGTGTTGACTCGCTTCATTCGTCGCCACCTTCCTGTTCAGCGATGTATCGTTCAACAGCGTCTTTCGAGGTGCTTCCTGCTGTCCCGACATAGTAGGAACGAGTCCACTTCACGCGGTCGTCGTACCGCTGATTGTACTTCCGCGCCGAGATGCCCTTGACCCAGTTGACGATGAGTGAGGGGGCGTTCTTGGGTGGACTCCCGATGAATAGGTGTACGTGGTCAGGCATGACCTCGGACTCGGCCAGTTCGAGGTCTTTGTCCTCACAGATTTCCGCAAAGATGGTTTCGAGACGTTCCTTTGTCTTCCCCGTCAAGTGCGAACGCCGATATTTCGGCACGAACACTATGTGGTAGTAGAGTTCGTATTTCGCGTGACGGGTACTCTTTACCATCTATGTATACTATTGTGACCGAATGGCTTAACGATTGCGTTGGAACCCCGTCTATGCCGTAGTCGGTGGTTGAATACTATTGGTTGGCTTCATCCCCGCGCTGAAGCGCGAGGCTTTCGCCTTGAATTTCCGTAACTCGGCCGTTCTCTCTTTCGCTCTCTCCCTCTCGCCGCGTCAGCGACGCCACCGTTTCCGGTGGGGCGCGTTCGTACGATCGCTCGTCGAGCGGCCGGACCGTCACTCGTCGGGGTACTTCGGTTCGCGGCGTTCGGCCCGTCCGAGCGCCCGCTCGACGACCGCGCGCACGTCGCCCTCGAAGACGTCGCCGTGGCCGCTGTACATGTGCTTCACGCTCTCCGGCAGCCGCTCCAGGAGGTCCTCGATCGATTCGATGAGCCGTTCGCGGGACTGGCCGGCCATGTCGGTGCGGCCGAAGCTGCCGTCGTCGAAGGCGCCGTCGTCGTGGACGACCACGTCGCCGGAAAAGAGCGAGGCGTCCGAGACCAGCGAGACGTGGTCGTCGGCGTGGCCCGGCGTGAAGACGACCTCGCAGGTCTCCTCGCCGACGGTCACGGTGTCGCCGTCGGCGAGTTCGTCGGTGCGTCGCGGGTGGTCGGCGTAGGCGTACACCTCGGCGTCGAAGGCGTCGAGGACGGCGTCCAGTTGCGAGACGTGGTCGCCGTGCTGGTGGGTGAGGACCACGCGGTCGAGGTCGTCGGTGTACTCGGCGATCACGTCGACGACGCCGCTCATCGCGCCCGCGTCGACCAGCGTCGGCGACTCGCCGAGCGCGAGGTAGGCGTTGCTCGTGAACGTCTCGGCGTCGGCGGTGACGTTGACGACTTCCATGGTCGGTGTGTCGGTTGCCGTCCGCTTTAGTGTGGTGACGGACGAGGCGTCTCCGCTCGCCGCAGCCGCCCGCGGCGCTGCCGTTCTCGCCGCGGCTTCGACTCCCGAACCTCCGGAGAGGGTTTCGACCACCCACAGAGTCAAGCGGACGCCGCGTGCAAACGAGGCGCATGGGGCCCGAGTACGACTTCGACCTGGACGAGGAGCCGCGCACGCTCGACATCACAGATCTGGAACGCATCGAGCGGTACAAAGAGGCGGGCTACGGCGGCAGCGTCGCCGACGCGTTGTACAACGTCGGCGTCCGCCGGTTCGTCTTCGACCGGGACTTCTTCGGCGTCAACCGCGGCCAGACCCTCGCCGGGCGAGCGCTCCCGGTGAAACTGCACACCTACCCCAAGACCGACGAGGTCGAGGCGTACCTGGAGGAGAAGTGGGAGGAAGAGAACGACGGCGTCCACCCCCAGAAGGAACTGATGCGGACCGTCGAGGCGAAAGACGACGGGACGGTCCTCTGTTTCGACACGGGCGGGGACACCCAGCCGGCCCATTTCGGCGAGATGTCCTGCACGCTGGCGAAGGCCCACGGCGCCCGGGGGATGCTCTGTGCGGGGAACGTCCGCGACACCCGCTATATAAGCGAGATGGAGGAGTTCCCCGTCTACACGCGGGGGACGGTCCCGAACTGGCACGGCGGCTGGGAGATCATCGAGGTCGACCAGCCGATCCACGTCCCGGGCCACCTCTCCCATTACGTGACGATCCGGCCCGGCGACTTCGTGTTCGCCGACTTCGACGGCGCGCAGTTGATCCCCCGCGAAGTCGTCGACGAAGTGCTCCTCCGCGTCGAGGCGATCCACGAGTCGGAACAGGAGGAACGCCGGCAGATCGAGGAGGGGATGCCAATCGACGAGGTCTACGAGGAGTACGGCGTGCTCTGAGCGCGGTCGCTCGACGGGTCGGGGGCTGCCGACCGCCGAACGCGACCGGGGAACGAAGCGGATGATTTTTGATGGAGAGTGTCGTGGGCTGTGGTATGTCGACACAGAGCGCTCGCGACGGGGCGGCCGGGCGCGACGACGGCGGGCTCCCCGACGCCGTCCCCGTCTCGCTGGACCGGACGACGCGGCTCAGCTGGGAGCTGGGCGACCGCGTGACGAGCGGGGCCGACGCGACGCTGGCTGGCGAGTGGCGCTGTCACACGACACCGTGGGCGGTGGCCGTCTTCGACGTGACCGACCACACCGTCCTCGTCCGCGTCCGGACGCCGGTCGGCCGCGAACTGTTCTACGGCGCCGCCGACGCCGACCTGGCCGCGGCCCGCGACGCCCTCGCCGCGGCGCCAGACTGGGGTCGCCGGGACTGATACCGCGCCGCGGTCGACACCTCACAGCGGCCGCGCCGTCGCCGGCCTGTCGGCGACCGCTCGGCGACGTTCCGGGCGGAATCTCGCCGACTGCGCGCCTGCGCACACCTGCCCAAATCTTTTCGCCGCTTCGGCCGATATCGGGGTATGGAGTACGTCACGGCCGCAGGCGTCGACGTGCCGGCACTGGGATTCGGCACCGCCCGGATGGACGGCCACGAGGAGCGCCGCCGCGCCGTCTCGGCGGCGCTCGACGCGGGTTACCGGCACGTCGACACCGCCCAGATCTACGGGAGCGAGCCCGCGGTCGGCGAGGCCGTCCGCGAGTCGCCGGTCGACCGCGAGGAGCTGTTCGTCACGACGAAGCTCTCGCGGGACAACCGCGCGTACGACGACGCCGTCGCGTCGACCCGCGCGAGCCTCGACCGCCTCGACACCGACTACGTCGACTTGCTGCTCGTCCACTCGCCCAACGACGACGTGCCCCACGCCGAGACGCTGCGGGCGATGAACGACTGCCGGGACGACGGCCTCGTCCGCCACGTCGGCGTCTCGAACTTTTCGGTCGAACAGACCCGCGAGGCGATGGACGCCTCCGAGGCCCCGATCCTCACCAACCAGGTCGAGTACCACGTCCGGAAGCGCCGCGACGACCTCCTGCGCTTTTGCGTCGAGGAGGGCGTGATGCTGACCGCCTACAGCCCGCTCGACGTCGGCGGCCTCGCCGACGACGGCGCTCTCGCCGAGATCGGCGACCGCTACGGCAAGACCGCGAGTCAGGTCGCGCTCCGCTGGCTGGTCCAGCAGCCGATGGTCTCGGCGATCCCGATGTCCTCGAATCCCGAGCACGTCCGGGCGAACGTCGACGTCTTCGACTTCGAACTCACTGCCGACGAGATGGAACGACTGTTCGACCGGGGCGGCCCGATCGACGGGATCCGGTCGGCGCTCGGGCTGTAGGCGAGCGCTCGCTCCCCCTCCCGAGCGGTCGCCGGCCGAACGATTATCGCGTCGGCAGCGCAACCGGGAGCCATGGCCCGAGACCTCGACGACGTGGACCGGGGGATCCTCCACGCGCTGCAGGAGAACGCCAGGGAGGCGACGGCCGCCGAGATGGCGGACGCGGTGGGGGTCTCGGCCAGCACGGTCAGGAACCGGATCGAGCGCCTGGAGTCGACCGGCGTGGTCCGGGGGTATCATCCCGACATCGACTACGAGCGGGCGGGCTTCCAGCTGCACGTCTTCGTCGTCTGTCGCGCGGCGCCCCCCGACCGGTCGTCGCTGGCCGCGGAGCTACTGGAGCTGTCGGGCGTCGTCCGGGTTCGCGAGCTGTTGACCGGGACCGAGAACCTCCACGTCGAGGCGGTCGCCGCGGACTCCGCCGCCGTCGACGACCTCCTCGCGGCGATCACCGGCCTGGGGATCGAGATCGTCAGCTCCGACATCGTCAACACGACCCACGTCCAGCCGTTCGACCACTTCGGCGCCGACGCGGTCCCGGACGGCTGACGCCCACCGGTCGACGCGCGAACATGTCCGTGCGACGGCCAGTCGATCCCACGGGTCAGACCGGGGAGGGAACTGCGAATTCCGCAGATATATCGCCGCTCCCTACAGAATCTTGCGTACGCACCGCCACGGTTAAGCCGGTCGCTGTCGGACGGTCGCACGGTGATGGGTGATATGTTGAGCACCAAGGTAAGCACGGAGATCGCGGCGCGGGAAGGCGTCGACCCGCTGCAACTGGACGAGCCGCTCTACGACGTGATAGACGTCGGCGCGCTGGAACGGCTGGTCGAGACGGCCGGGCGACGGGGCGACGGGGAGTTCGAGGTCGAGTTCACGTACTACGGCTACGACGTGGCGGTCGACGGATCGGGCGAGGTTACCGTCACCGGCGGCCCGTCCGCCGCCGGCGACGCCGGCCGGGAATCGGCCGACCAGCCGGCCACCGGGCGATAGCCGCGAGCGCCTCGGTGGGTTGACCGCCGCGAGCGACTGCGCCGCCGTCGCGATGGGGGTGGCTCGGTGTCACGCGTCGGTCTCGACGCCGCGGATCTCGAAGCGCGCGCCGCCGGCCTCGCTCTCGACGATACCGACCGACCAGCCGTGGGCGTCGGCGATCTGTTCGACGATGGAGAGCCCGAAGCCGGTCCCCTCCGTCGCGGTCGAATAGCCGCTGGAGAACACGCGGTCGCGTTCGGCCTCGTCGATCCCCGGGCCGTCGTCGGCGACGAAGAAGCCCGACCCGTCGTCGAGTCGGCCGACCCGGACGGTCACGACCCCGGTCGAACCGTCGGTCGCCGGGTCGCCGGCCTCGGTCGCCTCGTCGGCGCGGGATCGGCCGCCGGTGGCCCCGTGCTCGACGGCGTCCTCGGGAGTTTGCGACCGAGGGCTCGTGGAACCGTGTTCCACGGCGTTCGCGAGCAGGTTCCCGAGCAGTTGCTGGAGGCGGCTCCGGTCGGCGCGGACGGCCGCGTCGGTCTCGATGACGAGGGTCGCCTCGGGGGTGCGGACGCTCCGCCAGCACGAGCGGGCGGCGTCGTCGAGGTCGACGGGCTCGATGTCGAGGACGGCCTTGCCCTCGCGGCCGAGCGTGAGCAGGTCCTCGATGAGCGCCTCCATGCGGTCGTGGGCGCGCTCGACGGCGTCGAGGTGGTCGCTGTCGCACTCCTCGCGGACGAAATCGAGCCGTGCCGTCGCGACCTGCAGGGGGTTGCGCAGGTCGTGAGAGACGATGCTCGCGAACTCGTCGAGGCGCTCGTTCTGCCGTTCGAGCTCCCGGCGGTGGCGCCGGGACTCGTCCTCGCGGGCGGCCCGGTCGAGGGCGGCCTCGACGGTGCTGGCGAAGACGTGCGCCAGCGACACGTCCACCTCGTCGAAGTCGGCGGGGTCGGTCGAGCCGACGACTGCGACGCCGTACTCGCCCAGCGGCAGGACGATCTCGCTCGACAGCGGCGTGTCGGGGTTGTAGCGGTCCGGCTCGTCGGTCAAGTCCTCGCAGACGACGATGTCGCCGGTCTCGAAGGCTTCCCAGGCGAGGCTCCCCTCGCCGTCGAAAGCGGGCATCTCGCCGAACAGCGCGTCGGCCGCCTCAGTCTGGACGACCGGGCGGAGCCGCTCGCCCGCGTCGTCGGCCAGCCAGACGCCGTTGACGTCGCGGCCGAGGACGGACCGGCCGATCTCGACGGCGTGTTCGGCGACGGTCTCGGGGTCCGGGGCGTCCATGAACCCCTCGGTCGCGTCCGTGAGCCCGGCGAGCGCGTCCTCGCGGCGCTTGCGCTCGGTGATATCCCGCGAGACGGCGAGATACCGGTCCGCACCGCGCAGGTCGACGCGGACCAGGTTGACCTCGACGGGGAACGTCGACCCGTCGGCCCGACGGTAGCGACCGTCGAACTTCCGCGACTCGCCGACGGCCATCCCGTCGAGCAGCGACCGCACGGCATCGGGGTCGGCCGTCTCGTCGACCTCCCAGACGGCCGTCCCGAGCAGGTCGTCCTCGTCGTAGCCCAGCGCGTCGCAGAGCCGCGGGTTCGCGTCGACGATCCGCCCCTCGGGGTCGAGCACGTCGATCATGTCCGGGAAGTTGTCGACCAGCGCCTCCAGGCGGGCGCCGGTCGCTTCGAGCTCCCGCTCGCGGCGCTCGGTCACGTCGCGGCCGATGGCGACGATGCCGTCGAACTCGCCGTCGATCTCCAGGCGGGCCAGCCGGTAGTCGACGATCGCCCGCCCGTGGCCGGGGAACCGCGCCTCGACCTCGCCGCCGACCGCCTCGCGCTCGCCCTCGACCAGCGCCCGGAACGGGTCGGCGTCGGCCCCGGCCCGGATCTCCTCGGCGAGCGCGCTCTTCGTCCCCTCCAGTTCCTCCGAGGTCGCCCCCATGAACTCCGCGAGGTGGTCGTTGACGACGGCGAAGCGGCCGTCGGCGTCGTAGATGCACGCGGAGTTCGGCATCGCGTTCACCATGCTCCGGTAGCGTTCGAGCGTCTGTTCGCGCTCGCGGCGCTCGGTCACGTCGGTGATGAACCCCTCGATGCGGTCGACGCCGCCACCGCCGCCGTCGGTAGTGATCGCCCGCCCGCGCTCCCACATCCACCGGGTCTCGCCGTCGGCGGTCCGGATCCGGTAGGTCACTTCGAAGGGGGCGCCCTCGCTCACCGCCGACTGGACCGACTCCCACATCTCCTCGCGGTCGTCCGGGTGGAGCACGTCCGTTCCCCAGTTCACGTCGCTCGACTCCAGCGTCGCGGCGGCGTAGCCGGTGATCTCGGCGCACTCGCCGGCGACGAACTCCATGGGCCACCCGGACTCGTTGCGACAGCGGTAGACGATCCCCGGGAGGTTGCTGATCAGCGTCTCCAGCCGGCGGTTGCGCTCCTCCAGCGCCCGCCGCGACCGGGCCGCCGAGACGGCGTTGTCGATCCGGTTGGCCAGCAGCGCGTACTGGTCGGCCCCGGTCCCCTTCTGGAGGTAGTCCGTCACCCCCGCCGAGACGGCGTCGCTCGCCACCTCCTCGCTCCCCTTGCCCGTGTAGAGGATAAAGGGGAGGTCGGGGCGGTCGGCGCGAACCCGTTCGAGGAACTCGATCCCGTTCGTCCCGGGCATGTCGTAGTCGCTGACGACGCAGTCGACCCGCTCGCCCGCGAGCCGTTCCAGCCCCTCGTCCGGGTTGGTCGCCGTCACCACCTCGAACCGGTCGTCCTCGCGTTCGAGCGCCGACGCGACCAGCGCCGACAGGTCCGGGTCGTCGTCGACGTGCAGGACGCGGATCGTCGTCGGTGTCGCGCTCATGGCTGGCCAGTCTACCCGTTGTTGGCGGACATCGACCATAAGCCTGTGACTTTCTTTCAGGTCGCTCGCCGGTCGATCACCCGTTGGCCTCGCTCGCTCCGTCGGCGGCGCCGTGAGCGCGCTCGACGGCCCCTCGGAGCCGCTCGCGCCCGGCGGCGCGGACGAGATGCGAGTCGCAGTCGCAGTCGGAGGCGCCGAACCCCGCGACGCGCTCGATGCCGTCCGCCCGGGCGAGCGTGCGACCGACCGCACACTCCACGTCGGCGTCGGCCGTCCGGACGACCGCCTCGACGGCGGCGTCGGGGTGGCCCAGCAGGTAGTCGATGTGCCAGTGGCGGGCGTCGCGCTCGCCGGCGGCCAGCTCGCGGTGGCGCTCGACGCGGGCGAACCCGCCCGGCCCGAACGCGCTCCCGGTGTAAGCGTAGGCGCCCGCCGCGAACGCGACCTCGCCCAGCGCCCCCACCTCGATCGTCGCCGGCGTCGCCAGTTCGACGAGCAGCGTGTACGTCCCCTCGGTCATCGCCGCCGGCTTGGGTCACCACCGGCAAGTGCCTGGCGGGTTCGGGCGAAGACACGGCTGCCGGGCCGACCTCGTCGCCGACTCATACGGATTAGTGCAAGACATTCCGGGATCGACCGCACGCGGTCGTGCGGTCGACCCGGTAAACGCTTGCACTAATCCATATCAGACCGCCGGACCGACCTCGTCGAGGGCGGCGTCGGCGAGCTTCGCCTCCGCCCTCCGGAGGTGTTCGCCGGCGGTCTGGGCCGAACAGCCCAGCACGGCGGCCACGTCGGCGTGTGTCGCCTCCCGCGGGTGCTCGTAGTAGCCCAGCTCCGTCGCGACGACCAGCGCCTCGCGCTGGCGGTCGCTCAGCGACCCGTCGGCGGACTCGCTCGCGGCCGGCGTCGAGGAGATCTCGTCGATCCGGACGTCGATATCGTCGCCCCGGCGCTCGAAGGCGGTCTGGAGCGGCCCGGGGTCGCCGACGATAGTCGCGTGGATCGCCCCCTCACGGAACACCACGGGCGTCCGAACGATCAGCCCGCCCGATTCGAGCGCGCCGGCGAGGCACCCGAAGATCGGGACCGCCGACCGTTCGACGCGGAGGAGGACGCGAGGGGCCGCGCCGTCGGCGTCGTCGCCGGCTCCACCGGCTCCCTGGCCGGTCGTCTCACAGCGCTCGACCCCGGAGGTGTCGAGGGCGGCGTCGACCAGGGGCGCGGGGTCACCGTCCACGGCGAGGAGGATCATCGCCTCGTCGGCGACGAGGTTCCAGTCGATCACGCGGGCGCGGTCGACGGCGGCCGCGTTCGCCAGCCGGTCGAACAGCGGCGGCGCCCGCGAGCCGTCAACGCTTGCGGTGACGCGGACGTGTTTCACGGTCGGACCGTCCGGCCAGGGGGTAATAAATCCCGGTTCTATACCGCCCGGAACGCCCTCCCGGGGGGCGCCACACTGACGGAGTACATGTCCGACGAGACATCGCGACCGACGCGGCGACCGGACCGAGACGACGGCAGCGACCGCCCGCTCGCCGTCGATACCGAGGGACTGGCGCTCACCTACGCCGACGGGACCGAGGCGGTCGAGGACGTGACGCTGTCGGTCCCTTCGGGGGAGTGTTTCGGCTTCCTCGGGGCCAACGGCGCGGGGAAGACGACGACGATCAAGGTGCTCTCGACGCTGCTCGAACCGACCACCGGGCGCGTCCGGGTCGTCGGCCGCGACGTGACGGCCGAGCGCGCGAACGTCCGAGCGTCGATCGGCTACATGGCCCAGGAGACCAGCGTCGACGAGGAGCTCACCGCCCGCGAGAACCTCGCGTTCGCCTGCGACGCCTACGGCGTCCCGACGGACGAGCGGACCGACCGCATCGCGGAGCTGCTGGACCTGGTCGACCTGGCCGACGTGGCCGACACGCCCGCCGGGAACTTCTCCGGCGGGATGAAAAAACGGCTGGACGCGGCGACGGCGCTGGTCCACGACCCCGAACTCGTCTTCCTCGACGAGCCGACGACCGGGCTGGACCCGACGGCCCGCGAGCGTCTGTGGGCGTACTTCCGGCGGATCAACGACCGGGGGACGACCGTCTTCCTCACCACGCAGTACCTCGAAGAGGCCGACCGGCTCTGCGACCGGGTCGCGGTCGTCCGGGACGGCCGCATCGTCGCCGACGACTCGCCCGAGCGGCTCAAGCGCCGCGTCGGCGGCGAGACGGTCGCGCTGGAGATCGATGGTGGCCCCGACGCCGTCGAGTCGGCCGCGGCGGTCGTCCGCGAGTCGGCAGCGCTCGACGCCGCTGCGACCGGCGACGCGGGGCGGCCGTCCGACGCCGGACCGACAGTCGAGACGACCGACGACGCCGTCCGCGTCACGGCACGGGACGCCAGCGACCTGGGGCCGGACCTGCTGCTCGCGCTCCGCGACGCCGGCGTCGCCGTGACGGGCTTCGCCGTCGCGGAGCCGACGCTGGACGACGTGTTCTTCGCCGTCGCCGACGAGTCGGTCGACGACCTCTCGGAGCGCGAGACGGGACGATTCGACCGCGATCGCGGGACGGGCCAGTCCGGCGACGACG
The window above is part of the Halosimplex rubrum genome. Proteins encoded here:
- a CDS encoding TrmB family transcriptional regulator, producing the protein METDRLREALERAGLTEYQSAVYLGLLDQGTAPVVDVAERAGVPTSQVYDVVRTLEDRGFVETVEGDRLHARADEPGDVLDELRSTGELLADAADEIEDRWERPDPSEHRVSVVKRRRTVVENARVAIEDAAVSVEFGGSAAQFAELRPALAAAAERGVVVHASVNGPISDTDVSAETLADSPITEVRHSHSPGSFLTVVDRRQGFLSPNVHADEEYGVQVGDDLLTFLFHWSFLTCGWVPAEQVHVAEPDETAYISIEEFVRHAAVCWSEGATVTVVVRGRDTDTGDPVQIRGELVDIRFGPDNGTVADPSYDELGGTVSIVLDTVEGDVEVGGWGAVTEDVEAEVVRVEGVSE
- a CDS encoding enolase-like domain-containing protein, translated to MSDLYDRIADLPLAVEGFDLDRHEMDTSAGFTRVTTVVELRGPDGAVGRGEGVAYDTEDHDRLRDAHERGALDWAFAGEYTFDGFSTALDDVDLFPEPPEREVSRHYRRWAVESAALDLALRQADTTFAAALDRSYDPVRFVVSTRLDTGGDPSAERIHEWLDVDPDMEFKLDPTDAWTPELMDDLAATDRVRILDLKSYYEGTEVDTDADPERYRQVAEAFPDAVLEDAKFTDETRAILDGVADRLSWDYPVVDVESVEALPIEPEWLNVKPSRFGTVSDLLETIEYCLERDIALYGGGQYELGVGREHLHAVASAFYPDGPNDIAPSAYHSPEPHADVPASPLDAPAEPVGLRWSRE
- a CDS encoding 50S ribosomal protein L40e, whose translation is MPKFEPAERRELEKQICMRCNARNSVEAESCRKCGYKNLRRKSKERRNA
- a CDS encoding RNA-guided endonuclease InsQ/TnpB family protein produces the protein MKRVNTFEVVPQTENDKECLLRLLDASASLWNELTYERRQNYFGDGDVWDTSEYRGRYNGVVGSATVQQVTRKNSEAWRSFFALKEKGEGANPPSYWGNEEDGHELRTYIRCNQYTIQWGKRSRLEIPVGQELKDEYGLGYHERLRLGVRGNPKWDGEQGRLELEYDEVSDTFRAFQPVTVPDSRLDSPLASHEAALDVGANNLVACSTTTGSQYLYDGRELFGRFRETTDEIARLQSKLRERRYSSKRIRRLYRQRTKRRDHAQNALVRDLVERLYEEGVSTVYVGDLTDVLETHWSVRVNEKTHNFWAFKKFIHRLACVCEEYGISLEAESEAWTSQTCPKCGDHEETVRHGDTLTCPCGFEGHADLTASETFLREHSDTEVRPMARPVRFEWDDHDWSGKPHPHESPKEVRTNPQVASVESA
- the tnpA gene encoding IS200/IS605 family transposase, which codes for MVKSTRHAKYELYYHIVFVPKYRRSHLTGKTKERLETIFAEICEDKDLELAESEVMPDHVHLFIGSPPKNAPSLIVNWVKGISARKYNQRYDDRVKWTRSYYVGTAGSTSKDAVERYIAEQEGGDE
- a CDS encoding MBL fold metallo-hydrolase; this translates as MEVVNVTADAETFTSNAYLALGESPTLVDAGAMSGVVDVIAEYTDDLDRVVLTHQHGDHVSQLDAVLDAFDAEVYAYADHPRRTDELADGDTVTVGEETCEVVFTPGHADDHVSLVSDASLFSGDVVVHDDGAFDDGSFGRTDMAGQSRERLIESIEDLLERLPESVKHMYSGHGDVFEGDVRAVVERALGRAERREPKYPDE
- a CDS encoding RraA family protein codes for the protein MGPEYDFDLDEEPRTLDITDLERIERYKEAGYGGSVADALYNVGVRRFVFDRDFFGVNRGQTLAGRALPVKLHTYPKTDEVEAYLEEKWEEENDGVHPQKELMRTVEAKDDGTVLCFDTGGDTQPAHFGEMSCTLAKAHGARGMLCAGNVRDTRYISEMEEFPVYTRGTVPNWHGGWEIIEVDQPIHVPGHLSHYVTIRPGDFVFADFDGAQLIPREVVDEVLLRVEAIHESEQEERRQIEEGMPIDEVYEEYGVL